The Vanrija pseudolonga chromosome 1, complete sequence genomic sequence AACCCCCTCACCACCCACGCAGTACCACTCGGCACCGCCCACCCCCGACACCCTCTCTCACCCACGACAACGTCCGACGGCTGGCCAGTCGCTCATTGTCCCAACCCTCCTTGTTCTCTCCGACAGACgtcccctccctcccttcgCACTTTTGCaacactcgctcgctcgctcgttcgcAGCTCGACTACTATTGTCCTGTGTCCAAGAGACAAGgccacgcacgcacgcacaaAGCACCTCTTGCGCATCCCACACTCGTTCGACACACACCAACAACGACCGCTCTCACAACACCCCCTCGCCTCGACTCCCTCCCTTCTCGCACAATGCGcatcgcccccgccgccgtgctcatcctccccctcgccctgGCGGCACAGTCGGCAGCACCTCACAGGCGCCACCActaccgccgccagctcacCATCACCGAGTCGCAATCGGGTAATGGCAACCTAGCCCAGTCTTctggcagtggcagcggcgtcgccgtctcggacacgccgacgacgtccgcgccggcggttactacgacggccgcggcgccgacgaccacgcctCCTGCGCCTACCACTAGCGCTGCTGCACCTACCACtgctgcgccgacgacctcggccgctgccCCGCCCACGACGTCGGTGCCCAGCTCGGGCGTTCCTGCGTCAAACGacccctcgccctcttcgGCCGCCCCGACCACGAGCGCTGCCGCTCCCAGTGCGTAAATGATTCTTGCGGGCGTCCCGCGTGCCTTGCGCCTTGCCACCGCGTGTGTGCTTGCTGACCTGCTTCCTCTAGCTACCACGGCTGCTACCCCCACTGACCCGACTACGATCACGACAAAGgactcgacgacggcgtcgtcgagctcgagctcggccggcaCGCTGTCCATCCTCTCGCCTTCGATTGTTCACCCAACGGCCAAGCCCTCGTCTTCGGCTTCGGGCTCGGCTGCTGCCGACAAGTCGTCGTCTGGTGGCCTGTCCAAGGGCGCCATTATCGGTATTGTCGTTGCTGCTTCGGTTGTGGGTCTGGCTGCCATCATCTGGACGGCTATTCGCAAGTGGAAGCTCCGCCCGTCCAAGCGCTTTGACTCGCGCATGCAGCCCATCGACTTTTCGCCCGACAACcgtgagcttggcgacgactTCCTCGAGAAGACGCTTCACCGCTCGGCTTCGAACGCGTCGGCCGACCGCCAGCGTCAGCAGTttgtcgccgacctcgaccacgagAACAACCTCACCGCTGGTGTGCCCGAGCACGACTTTACTGCCGGCTCGGGTCACGCTGCGACCGGATACCCTGTGTACGACCAGTACGGCAACCCTCACCCTGCTCACGACGGCGGATACTACGCCAACGACGGCTACGGTGGCTACCCTCCTGAGGTGGCGGCCACTGGCTACCCTCCTCAGCCTGGTACTGCTGCCAACTACAATTACGAGTACCCTTCGCAGGACCAGCAGGCGCACGGCTACGCCGATGTGCAGCGCGGTTCGTCGCCTCCTCacgtgcagcagcaccctGCCACCGCGCCCGGCCAGGCCGGCTGGTCTGACCCGCTCGCCACGTCCGACTTCCAGCTGAGCGGCCGCCCAACAGCGGGCGAGGGGCCATACGCCCAGGCCGCAACGTACCGGTACTAGGCGCATGTGTAGGCTAGGCTCGTAATTAATACCTCcccccaacccaccccacccccttCTCGTCGCGAGCGCGTTATATTTGCGCTCGCGACTGCGCGACCCGCGCCCCCCTCGCCCATGCAACGGTGACACGTCGGGAGCAGGCTGGCCGTCGCGCGTGTCACATTGCTGCAGGTAGACATGTATTGGTTACTTTGGAGTtgcggggtgtgtgtgtggtgggggtgCGGTGTGCGGTCTGCGGTGTCCACGACTTGTAAATTAGCTTGATCGGGGTGTGTGTTACGAGACGACAAGTCGCCGGTGGCCTGTTACCACCGCCCAAGGCCGAAACAGCGTcgtgggtggaggtggccaCTGGCTGgccactggctggctggccggccggccactGGACCATCTCTTCGCCCCCAAAGACTTCGTCAGCATCGCTCTTGCACTGACAACAACACCACGATGGCCACTCCACGAGTCCGCTCcgcgtgcagcgtgcgtGCATCTGCCCCCTTCCGCCACGTCGTTGCTAACCCAACTAGGCATCACCAACAACCCTCGCGCCGCACCTGCCCCGCCCGCTCCCGAGCGCCCAACTAGCGCTGTACACTGCCGCGCAGCTGTCCCCAAGCGCACGCGACACGCTGTACGCGCTGCTGGACGCCAACATGGCCCCcctggcggcgggcacgtcgATGGAGCACGAGCCGCTGTCGAAGCGCGCAGAGATGTTCGACAAGGACGCGCGATACCTCGTCCTCACGCgcaccccgtcgccgccgatgCCGGGCGCGCTCCCGCCCACGCCGGGGCGCcgggcgcgcgtcgagctgctggccgacgagctgctcggcttTGCGAGCTTCCGCTTCGACACCGAGGAGACGTGCGGCGCAGAGGACGCAGAGGTCATCTACTGGTGTGTTTTGTTGGGGATTGGGTGGCGGATGTTTACGTCCGGCCCCATCGGAGCGAGGCTGACTCCCCAGCTACGAGGTCCagctcgcgcccgacgcacgcggcctcggcctcggcgcagcgctcatggccgagcttgagggcatcggcgcacggcgcggcaTGGCAAAGGCCATGCTGACGTGTTTGGCGTGTAAGTGTTGTCGGTGTCGgtacagctcggcgccgctgcgccgctggctcccccactcccccacttcgccgctgacgctcgctcacacccgccGCAGCCAACACCACCGCGCTCCACTTCTACACCAAGGCAGGGTacaccgccgacgagatcgacCCGACCCGCATGgcggatgacgaggagggctgggaggacgtcggcgaggacggcgaggtgcgcaGGCCAGATTACCGCATTCTGAGCAAGGAGCTGTGAGCGGTGCGGCGTCAGCCGCGcgtcgcgagctcgcccacgGATATGTCACGACACCGCGACGCCGTATAATGCCATTCTATACATGTATGTAAAGTATCATGACCAGGtagcgaggacgagcgcggcgagggttGTGCCCTTCGGctccgtgtcggcgtcgtccgccAGCTCGTCACGCAATGCCGAAGCGTTCGCGGCCAGCCCGTCTAGCAGCTCAGTGGTATCAGGCAAGGCCCACACTGCCTCGGCGTACGTCCAGTCCCTGCGCGGGCGCTTCGTGCGCCGCCGAGACACCGCTGGCGGGGAGGGCAGGCGGTGCAGAAAGTCGaggttggcgtcggcggtgtcctcggcctcagccttgcccttgcccttgtccgGGCTCGTGCCAGCGCCGGGCCGGAGCGCGAAGaacgcggcgacgtcgtcgtcgttatGCGTCTTGcgggccgacgcggcgcgcggcgtggcgcgcggcttggtcggcgtcgtctcaacctcgtcgccgtcgtcgacctcgcgcgcgcgcttcgacggcgtcgcgacaGCGCTCGCACTGGCACTAGCGCTCGACCTCAGCGGGCTCCCCGTGGCGGGGGAATGCTTGTGCGGGCTGCTGACGAGCCCGGACAGGTCGACGCCAGAGGCGTACTTGAACTTCTTCTTGGGCGTCGCGAATGGCGAGAGGGCCGgcacggccgtcggcgccggcgcggcctgCGTTGCTGGCCTGCGGCGGGAAGGGGACGGCGCCGactcctccgccgccgcgaggaggcggcgcgacgtcgccagCGCGGACTTGAAgcgcgcgggcgagacgctcgaggcgcgctgGACGGCGGTTTCGAGCAGGTCGTGCGATTGGACTCTAGGGGGCGTCAGTGGGTGGTTGCTTGGCGgggacgaggtcgcgcgcctcgtcaaGCAGAGCGCAGCGGGCAGCCACCGCTCGACGAACTCGGCGCACTCGGCATGCTCGGCGCTACGCGCCTCGCAGACTcaccgctcacaccccaacagcgccgcgacgccgaccagcgcCGTCCGCTCCTCCGCGCGCAGGTCGTTGCCCTTGCCTGGGGCGGTGAGATGCCGCAGCGTGGACAGGATGTCCGCCGCGACGGGGAGGGCGGGGTGCGTCGCTGATGGGAAGAGAGGGGCGAGTTCGTGCGACATTGCGCTGGAcgcggtgggtggggagATGAGTGACGACAACAGCGACAATGAATCGACGCGTTTTGACTTTTGAGTGGCAAGAGCTGCGCAATGACGCAGGGGCCAGCGCAAATCAgacccacacacacccaccactgCCAACAGcgaccccaccccacaccaccatgcaTGCTGCTATGAATACAACGCCTGCGACACCTACGCAGCCAGCGCGACCCGCTCCGGCTTGCTCGCTGCGTGTGAGTTTCGTCCAGCACGGCAACTCACCCTGCGCCTTTGTCGCCGCGGCTggctccgcctcggccggctcgtccACCGGCGCGTCTGGGAGGCTGATGGGCTGCGTGTCGGGCACGTCTGGGATCTTgggctgggggtgttagtgactgtggtgggggtggaaGTTGGAGGTGGACGCGTGGAGTGAAGAAGGCAAGCAAGGCCCTTCTTCGGCACCGCActcgaccacctcgcagCTCCACACCTCGCCTTCTCCTCTCGCCTCCGCTCGCGCGAGTTCAGCGCACTCACCAAAGCCTCCCGTTGCAACTCCTCCAGCTCACGCTgcaccgcctcctcctcctccgggCTCATCTGgctcgcgagcgcctcgtcaaTCTCGCGCTGGTACTCGATGCCCTCGCGGCTTTGGTCCATGAGcttctcgacgcgctcgagagACACCTCCTTCTGGAGCTGCTTGAGGACGGCAGATCCTTGCTCCAGGCCGTGCACGACGGCAGCCTGGATCTGCGTGAACTCGATGGAGCTGACCTGGGCGAGGGTTAAACAGAACACACAGTGAGAGGACGGCACCAAGCCACACCGCACGCACCAGATCCTGAAGCGTCTGCAGCTGTCCGTCGGTCCTCGTCAACAGCTGCTCCTGGTACTTTCGTTGCCTGAGTGCGGTGAGGGCTCTCCGCTGGGAGTCgtcagcgcggcgtcggcgtcgccggcggctcgcCCACCTTGTCGCCCTTGGCAAGTGCGTCCTTGGCAATCTCGTGCTCGCGATCCAGCACGACTTGGATCTGATGGGTGAGCTATGTCCAGCAGCATGTGACACCCACCCGCTTCTGGTACTGCTTGAGCCTATCGCGCTGGAGTTTGAGGCTgtgggggtcagcggggcaACCAGGTGGAGGCGTCGGCCGACGTCAACACTCACTCCAACACGGCCCGGTCCTGCGCTGTAATCTTTGGCCCTTGCTGGGCCAAGCCCATATTGACTAGAGCATTCTGCCATAGGCCCATGGCGTGCGTGAGGGGTGTGTTGATGCAGAGTGAAGAGTGGTGGAGTCGCGATGGAGTTGATGTCTGTTCATGATGGCGATGATAGCGGGGGCAATGACATaaggcggcgtcgaggggcgGCAGGCAGCTCGAATGAGTGTTCCTGGAACGGACAGTCGGCGCGGCTCAAGCCTCACTGCCAGCACACATCTCCGCTCGACAACTCTCCTCTTCACCTCATCACATCCCCGCAACACCCATGTTCAGCGGCAGCCTGTCGGACAGGCTCAAGGCCGCGGTCAACCAGATCGAGCAGACGGGTAAGGCCGCGGTCAACCAGTTCGAGCAGACCGGCagccagctgcagcagcgcgcaATCAGCGCGACGCAGACTGCGGCTGCCGCAGGAGCCCAGGTGGCAGCCTCGTCATCCCGACCAgcgtcgcccgcgtcgccgacaagaCCAAAAGTCACGCCCGCGGTCGCAGCGTCCGACTCGCCCCTCTCCCCCGGACCGTCGACATCGCCGACAAAGAGCAGCACGAgccacctcgccgagtcggcgatGGGGAACCTCAGACGCTCGTTACAGCTCCAGCGCGAGTCGTTGGATCTCTCACGGCCTGGCTCCGCAgagctcaaggaggtcaaggagaccaaggaggtcaaggagaccaaggaggtcaaggaggccgacgcgcccaCAATCGCTGTTGCAGGTTCTTCACGCCCCGAGACGCCCAagggcctcgcggcgccgttCGCACTCGGTTCcctcgcgtcctcggcccagCCAAGCGGCAAGGCCACCCCCGGCGACGTGTCGGACAcggacgagggcaagggggCCGATGGCAAGGCGGCGGATCCGCTCTCCGTGCCCCTGCCGGCCTctcccgccgccacgccggcgaAGGAGCAGGCTGACCCGCTGAGGAGTGCCGGTGCCGCAGAGGTCAAGGACAATGCAGCTGAACCAGAAGCTGCGGTCTCGCCCAAGGCCGCTGAgccagacgccgccgcagcctcgCCCAAGGCCAATGGCGATACTACccccgatgccgacgccagcgccgagcagcggTTTGAAGCTTCAGAGAGACGGTTCAAAGGTGAGCTAACTTGCTCGGGTACCCAGCTCACACGCAGACCTCTCAAATCGCTAcaccgagctcctcgctCAGAACCACGCAGCCAACAAGATTGTCAAGGATCTTACGCCCCTCTCTGGCATTTCAGATATTGATGCGTTTGAGGGGTGGCTGCGCATGGCGACGACCAAGCTCGGCTTGTTCGAGGATCAGCTCAAGGGCTTGCAGGGCAAGCTGGAGTGTGAGTGCCGAGGTTCCGCCGAGCTGACGCCTAGTGCAAGCATCGCGAATGGAGGAGCTCCGCGATACACATCGCCTTGAGGGCGGATCGCAGCACGAGTTGATATCCAAGCTCCGGAAGCAGGTGtctgacgccgaggccaaactgtcggccaaggccaacgacATGGTCGAGACGAGCCAGCTGCGagccgacctcgccaaggccgagacgcgcgccaaggaggaggaggagaagcgcacAAAGGCGATTTCGCTCCTCAAGACGGTGCGCCAGAAGCACGTCAAGgtggagaaggagaaggaggtgaTGGCCCaggacctcgccgaggagcgcgcggagcggacaaaggccggcgaggaggtcgagaagATCAAGGCGGAGCGCATTGTCCAGGTCGACCAGCTGCGCAAGGGCTTTGAGCGCGAGACTGCGAGCATCAAGGAACGCAGCGACAAGGAGCTGGCCGCGAGGAAGGCCGCGTGGGAGCTCGAGATGATCACGACGAAGGTGGGTAGCGGCTTCTGACTGATATGGCTAACCCGCCAGGCAGCACACGCCAAGGAGCTCTCGCACAAGGCCACGAGGATCACATCACTCGAGCACCAGGTCAAGGACCTGACCGAGACCAAGGTCAAACAGTTTGAGACGATCCAGAGCCGGCAATCtgaggccgagtcggcgcgcggcgacctgGAGGGCCTGCAGACGCGgaccaaggagctcgagttCCAACTGCGAGAAGCGACCGAGCGCATCGCGCTGCTTGAAGACGCACCGAGTGCGCGGTCTCCAGAAGTGGATGCGGCGGCAGCCCCCGCCCGGCCGTCGGGCACGTCGGCCGCTGAGGTACAGcggctgctcgccgaggcggacgccaaatccgaggccaagctctcCGACCTGCGCTTCAAGGTGCGCGCTttggagcgcgagcgcaacgAGCTAGAAGAAGACTGGGCGTccaagctcgcgcagcgggtgcgcgagctcgagacaCTGCGGCGTACGCTGAGCGACAAGGAGGAAGAGGCAGCTACTGCTGCCGCGGCGAGAGCGGAGCGGGACGCGCGcatcgacgcggccgacgccgcgcgccgcgagctcgagcgcgagatggtccagctccgcgccgccgtggaggaggcacacgccgacgtcgctgtcgccgcagaggcggagcgcgccgcgcgcgacgagctcgcagccgcaggcgacgccacgagcagcgtgcaggcgcagctcgacgaggccaaggcgctcgccgacaagctgCGCGCCAACAACAagacgctgcgcgacgagatgAGAAAGGTCCAGAGCAGCgtccagctgctcgagcgccagcgtAACCCTGGCGTGGGGTACTGGGCGAGCGGGGGCGCGGctgccgagccggccgtGTCCATGACGcccgcaccggcgccggcaccgacgccgcccgcgccctcTGCAGCGTCCGACGCGTCGGGCACACAgaccccctcgtcgcccgccccgtCGCGCGACGAAGAGGAAGTCAACCTCGAGTACCTCCGCAACGTCATCCTCCAGTTCCTCGAGCACAAGGAGATGCGGCCAAACCTCGTGCGCGTGCTGAGCGTCATTCTGCGCTTCACGCCCCAGGAGCTGCGGCGACTCAACGCCAAGTTGAATACTTAGAGTGTGGCGACGGAGTGTATGTATCGACGAACGAGTGCATGCATCGGGCTATGGATGGTACGGACTCGACGAGGCTTTGGGCACGGGCACGAGCACAGGCAACGGGCTAGTTTGGCTGTTCTGTATTCTTTCTCATCTGGGCTTGGGTTTTTGTCTTTTCTCTGAGCGGTGCGATTGTCTTGTCTTGTTAGGTGCTGCCTAGGGCTCACGCCGGCACCTGCGACGTTGCAGGTGCCTAAAGGCCCCAACGCAGCGCCAGACTCGACAGCACGACGCTGACAGAGCTAAGTGCCATGAGGACGGCGCTCCACACCGGGCTGAGCTTGATGCCGTTGGCGGGGAagagcacgccggcggcaatgGGCATACAGACAAAGTTGAAGATGGACGCCCAGATGAGGTTGAGCCACTGGCGGTTGCGCACCTTCTTGCTCAGGTGGAAGAGGGTGatgagcgagtcgagcgacgacgagaggaTGACAAAgtcggccgaggcgagggtAGCCTGCGAGCCGTGGCCCATGGCAGCGCTCACGtccgcggcggtgagcgcaACGGCGTCAttgaggccgtcgccgacgaacATGACGCGCTGGGGCACGACCTTGGTGCGGAAGATGTTCTTGACCGTGCGGGTCTGCGCCTGCATCGCGTtgatcgcctcggccttgccctccggtccgacgccggcgtgcacGTCCTCCGGCGCAATGTCAAGCGTGCGCGCCACAGCACGAGCAGTGACCTCGTTGTCGCCGGTGAGCATGACGAGGCGGTACCCACGCGAACGGAGCGTCTGGAGCACGCTCTTGGTAgtcgggcggggcgggtcAGAGAGACCAAacatggcggcgagggtgaaCGGCGCGTcaccgacgcgcgcgccgacgaggacgaccgaCTTGGCGTCGGTGGCCCAGGTCGTGATgcgctcggcatcctccTTGTTCAGGTCGAGACCATTCTCCTCAAGGAGCTTGGCGTTGCCGATGAGCAGCTCGAGGGTCTCGTCGCCAaccgcagcgagcgcgcggaggcCGCGGCCTGCGATCTCGGCTGTTTCAGTGACCTTGGCAGAAGACTCTTCAAAGTTGGCATTGAGGTAGTCGACCAGACCGACAGCGAGGGGGTGGGTCGACTGCGCTTCAACGTCACGGAGGGCGTGGACAATCTCCTTGCGGGCAACACCGGCGACGTCCTTGTGGAACTCGTCGGTGACGACCGACTTGCCGACGGTGAGGGTGCCCGTCTTGTCGAAAGCAATGGTCGTTACCTGAGTGGCGCCGGTGAAGGCCTCACCACCGCCAGACGCGAGGATaccagccgcagcggcaaGGCCGTTGCCGACTGCGTTGGCACAGGGAACAGCGAGTCCGATACCGCACGggcacgcgacgacgaggacggaaATGGCAAACTCAATGGCGAAGAACGGGCGGCCACCGTTTCCGTGGAACCACTTGGGGTCGATGAGGCCGCCAAACGTAACGCCCATCCAGATGGCGAGGAC encodes the following:
- the IMH1 gene encoding Golgin IMH1, coding for MFSGSLSDRLKAAVNQIEQTGKAAVNQFEQTGSQLQQRAISATQTAAAAGAQVAASSSRPASPASPTRPKVTPAVAASDSPLSPGPSTSPTKSSTSHLAESAMGNLRRSLQLQRESLDLSRPGSAELKEVKETKEVKETKEVKEADAPTIAVAGSSRPETPKGLAAPFALGSLASSAQPSGKATPGDVSDTDEGKGADGKAADPLSVPLPASPAATPAKEQADPLRSAGAAEVKDNAAEPEAAVSPKAAEPDAAAASPKANGDTTPDADASAEQRFEASERRFKDLSNRYTELLAQNHAANKIVKDLTPLSGISDIDAFEGWLRMATTKLGLFEDQLKGLQGKLELQASRMEELRDTHRLEGGSQHELISKLRKQVSDAEAKLSAKANDMVETSQLRADLAKAETRAKEEEEKRTKAISLLKTVRQKHVKVEKEKEVMAQDLAEERAERTKAGEEVEKIKAERIVQVDQLRKGFERETASIKERSDKELAARKAAWELEMITTKAAHAKELSHKATRITSLEHQVKDLTETKVKQFETIQSRQSEAESARGDLEGLQTRTKELEFQLREATERIALLEDAPSARSPEVDAAAAPARPSGTSAAEVQRLLAEADAKSEAKLSDLRFKVRALERERNELEEDWASKLAQRVRELETLRRTLSDKEEEAATAAAARAERDARIDAADAARRELEREMVQLRAAVEEAHADVAVAAEAERAARDELAAAGDATSSVQAQLDEAKALADKLRANNKTLRDEMRKVQSSVQLLERQRNPGVGYWASGGAAAEPAVSMTPAPAPAPTPPAPSAASDASGTQTPSSPAPSRDEEEVNLEYLRNVILQFLEHKEMRPNLVRVLSVILRFTPQELRRLNAKLNT
- the Chmp6 gene encoding Charged multivesicular body protein 6, giving the protein MGLWQNALVNMGLAQQGPKITAQDRAVLDLKLQRDRLKQYQKRIQVVLDREHEIAKDALAKGDKRRALTALRQRKYQEQLLTRTDGQLQTLQDLVSSIEFTQIQAAVVHGLEQGSAVLKQLQKEVSLERVEKLMDQSREGIEYQREIDEALASQMSPEEEEAVQRELEELQREALPKIPDVPDTQPISLPDAPVDEPAEAEPAAATKAQATHPALPVAADILSTLRHLTAPGKGNDLRAEERTALVGVAALLGCERVQSHDLLETAVQRASSVSPARFKSALATSRRLLAAAEESAPSPSRRRPATQAAPAPTAVPALSPFATPKKKFKYASGVDLSGLVSSPHKHSPATGSPLRSSASASASAVATPSKRAREVDDGDEVETTPTKPRATPRAASARKTHNDDDVAAFFALRPGAGTSPDKGKGKAEAEDTADANLDFLHRLPSPPAVSRRRTKRPRRDWTYAEAVWALPDTTELLDGLAANASALRDELADDADTEPKGTTLAALVLATWS
- the naa40 gene encoding N-alpha-acetyltransferase 40, which encodes MATPRVRSACSASPTTLAPHLPRPLPSAQLALYTAAQLSPSARDTLYALLDANMAPLAAGTSMEHEPLSKRAEMFDKDARYLVLTRTPSPPMPGALPPTPGRRARVELLADELLGFASFRFDTEETCGAEDAEVIYCYEVQLAPDARGLGLGAALMAELEGIGARRGMAKAMLTCLASNTTALHFYTKAGYTADEIDPTRMADDEEGWEDVGEDGEVRRPDYRILSKEL